The following coding sequences lie in one Vibrio aerogenes genomic window:
- a CDS encoding non-ribosomal peptide synthetase: MMELSKNNIEDILPLTPLQAGMLYHDLLEKDSHHHVSYNQQVRFRLTGTLNVDAFRQAWQCLIDRHAALRVVFKHDKSAEPIQIVLKERDFVVHVMDLTALNEREKTQQLDSFIESDKRRSFVLERDIPMRVSLLKSGPEEYWFVWSFHHICLDGWCVASLQQELFTVYQQLIHHCPVDLPPAPSFSRYIKWYKSQESHQDFWRQYLSGYTTTTSPPLPTLHHDDQKRRKVSCHDESSHHEYDTEVRLIGQRQWLAFSELSIRTGATPSTLFQCLWGLFLAKVNETNDVVFGSVQSIRPLANSQFERLIGLCINTIPFRVRFSARDSLEEIAGKLQLEQLGCPEHATMSVSEIQAQCSQTGQLFDHFIAFENYPASDTQACGKEKLTEGLYADEFREYMPTSYPFHIAVLPTKRAVSSEVSVKSDVSVKPDSSVSQTLQILFKYVPRKVEKDNVRSLAYTFCRFIEDCLAAPDSPVADISLSGPSASGLSSAGRQVALTASCLTGFHQQYARDEHTALIEGNRHLTHQQLRQASLVLACQIKSRLSSNTETVALYDTAGTEMIVAIFACFHLGIPYVPMDPANPLAISGKVLKQANAGLIMTSRQQTDLLTMDSGIACLNVNLDQILSDASQAAETHALSCPAQAGADSIAYIIFTSGTTGEPKGVPVTHQSLINYVCWCRDRFQFSASDSSILLTSFNFDLGYTAIFGSLLSGGTLHIASETQRRDPQWVADYIRAHQVTFLKLTPSYLHMLLEVLGPQALNDSHLTRLIMGGEPLNYSDLSRLSQHNPALHLFNHYGPTENTIGCCANKMTPRDISGQYQNIGRPAHNTGACILNRDMNECPPYVEGELCLSGSQLMHSYLNPDHNHNRLTVFNNQTVYRTGDRAFRTLQGDIIFVGREQQSVKIDGYRVDLNAVQRVIQNYSAIKDCLVDSFRRDDDTIMIVALVIPADDSGICLHELRHWLGEQLPHYMHPSDFIEVSRFPMTTNGKLDRKTLLQFWTNRLNITSGTSYQAARTETETKLAGIWEKIFLKHPISTTTSFFELGGHSIKAIICISEIRKQFDITLPVTQIFTHPTIEALAAEIDRVLTLDDGESQDKPVLMTHTDQRILPLYDGNSVKTGNSAQTTDPLVYCLPAILGTSTVYKEIFEALKMPVQVFGFQCGGFVSEALPENLLQLADLAAESITQHYQTMASQSMVSQSITMTNQQPRIMLFGYSFGAILALEVAKRLEKNGHTITLLLLDSNLKQHTDTGQTLNEMRHIRYWDKIISLFEKHLNQAELRQIEAGVIRHQHILSRYLNQQKINHHLLHSEMICIESSENADQGYMHCFGRKTTGHCRVMSTSGDHYSMFQPPHFNGLLSNIRDAMTRLMHPGQSEPGQRRQMLSKVELS, from the coding sequence ATGATGGAACTCAGTAAAAATAATATCGAGGATATCCTTCCGCTTACACCACTTCAGGCCGGAATGCTTTATCACGATCTGTTAGAGAAAGACAGTCATCATCATGTCTCTTATAACCAGCAGGTCAGATTCAGGCTGACCGGCACATTGAATGTTGATGCTTTTCGTCAGGCCTGGCAGTGTTTAATTGACCGTCACGCCGCTCTCCGTGTGGTGTTCAAACATGACAAATCCGCTGAGCCGATTCAAATTGTTCTGAAAGAACGGGACTTCGTTGTTCATGTGATGGATTTGACTGCGTTGAATGAACGGGAGAAGACGCAGCAGCTTGATAGTTTTATTGAGTCTGATAAACGTCGGTCATTTGTACTGGAACGGGATATTCCGATGCGGGTATCTCTGCTGAAGTCTGGTCCGGAGGAATATTGGTTTGTCTGGTCATTTCATCATATCTGCCTCGACGGATGGTGCGTTGCATCACTTCAACAGGAGCTATTTACTGTTTATCAGCAGCTGATTCATCATTGCCCGGTTGACTTACCACCGGCGCCTTCATTCAGCCGTTATATCAAGTGGTATAAAAGTCAGGAATCCCATCAGGACTTCTGGCGTCAGTATCTGAGCGGTTACACAACGACAACATCGCCACCGCTGCCAACCTTACACCATGATGATCAGAAGCGCAGGAAAGTGTCATGCCATGATGAATCAAGCCATCATGAATATGACACAGAAGTTCGCCTGATCGGGCAGCGGCAATGGCTGGCGTTCAGTGAGCTGAGTATCAGGACAGGCGCGACACCAAGCACCTTATTCCAGTGTTTGTGGGGACTGTTTCTGGCAAAAGTGAATGAAACCAATGATGTTGTGTTTGGCAGTGTCCAGTCGATTCGTCCACTGGCCAACTCGCAGTTTGAACGTTTGATTGGCTTATGTATAAATACGATCCCTTTCCGGGTTCGTTTTTCCGCGCGAGACAGCCTGGAAGAGATTGCGGGCAAGCTACAGCTTGAACAACTGGGCTGCCCCGAACATGCGACGATGTCAGTCAGTGAGATTCAGGCCCAGTGCAGTCAGACTGGTCAGCTGTTTGACCATTTTATTGCCTTTGAAAACTATCCGGCATCCGATACACAAGCGTGTGGTAAAGAAAAACTGACTGAAGGGCTGTATGCCGATGAGTTTCGTGAATATATGCCGACATCTTATCCATTTCATATTGCGGTATTACCCACGAAGCGCGCTGTAAGCTCAGAGGTGTCGGTAAAATCAGATGTCTCAGTAAAACCAGATTCATCCGTCAGTCAAACCCTACAGATTTTGTTCAAATATGTACCGAGAAAAGTGGAGAAAGACAATGTCCGGTCACTCGCCTATACTTTCTGCCGCTTTATTGAAGACTGTCTTGCCGCGCCTGATTCACCGGTTGCTGATATCTCTTTATCCGGACCGTCAGCCTCCGGGCTCAGCTCAGCTGGCCGGCAGGTTGCATTAACTGCATCTTGTTTAACCGGATTTCATCAACAGTATGCCCGTGATGAGCATACCGCGCTGATTGAAGGGAACAGACATCTGACACATCAACAGCTCCGGCAAGCCAGTCTCGTTCTGGCGTGTCAGATCAAATCAAGACTCAGTTCAAACACGGAAACAGTCGCACTGTATGACACCGCAGGGACTGAAATGATAGTCGCGATTTTTGCCTGTTTCCATCTGGGAATACCTTATGTACCGATGGATCCGGCCAATCCGCTGGCGATTTCCGGAAAAGTCCTGAAACAGGCGAATGCCGGGCTGATAATGACCAGCCGCCAACAAACCGATTTGCTGACGATGGACTCTGGCATTGCATGTCTGAATGTCAACCTTGATCAAATTCTCTCTGACGCCTCGCAGGCAGCGGAGACACATGCTTTATCCTGCCCGGCTCAGGCCGGGGCAGACAGCATTGCGTATATAATTTTCACCTCCGGCACGACCGGTGAACCCAAAGGCGTTCCGGTCACTCACCAATCATTGATCAACTATGTGTGTTGGTGCCGCGACCGGTTTCAGTTCTCTGCCTCTGACAGCAGCATACTTCTGACTTCGTTCAATTTTGATCTGGGCTATACCGCCATATTTGGCAGTTTGCTCTCCGGTGGCACATTACATATCGCCAGTGAGACACAGCGGCGCGATCCGCAATGGGTGGCTGACTATATCCGCGCGCATCAGGTGACTTTCCTCAAACTGACGCCCTCCTATCTGCATATGTTGCTGGAAGTTCTGGGTCCACAGGCATTGAATGACAGCCATTTGACCCGACTGATTATGGGGGGAGAACCGCTGAATTACAGCGATCTGTCACGGCTGAGTCAGCACAACCCGGCATTACATCTTTTTAACCACTACGGACCGACTGAAAATACCATTGGATGCTGTGCCAACAAGATGACGCCGCGTGATATTTCCGGGCAGTATCAGAATATCGGGCGGCCGGCACACAATACCGGTGCCTGTATATTGAACCGGGACATGAACGAATGTCCGCCATATGTCGAAGGTGAATTGTGTTTGTCTGGTAGCCAGCTCATGCATTCTTATCTGAATCCGGACCATAATCACAATCGTCTTACGGTTTTCAACAATCAGACGGTTTACCGGACTGGTGACAGAGCCTTCCGTACCTTACAGGGCGATATTATTTTTGTTGGGCGGGAGCAACAATCTGTCAAAATTGATGGTTACCGGGTGGACTTAAATGCCGTGCAGCGTGTCATCCAAAATTACAGTGCGATTAAGGATTGTCTGGTTGACAGTTTCCGGCGCGATGATGACACCATCATGATTGTGGCACTGGTGATTCCTGCGGATGACAGCGGAATTTGCCTGCATGAGTTACGCCATTGGCTGGGAGAGCAGTTACCGCATTATATGCATCCTTCCGATTTTATCGAAGTTTCCCGCTTTCCGATGACCACAAACGGAAAGCTGGACAGGAAGACACTGCTGCAATTCTGGACAAACCGCCTCAACATAACCTCCGGGACGTCTTATCAGGCTGCCCGGACAGAAACAGAAACAAAACTGGCCGGCATCTGGGAGAAGATTTTTCTTAAACACCCCATCAGTACGACAACCAGTTTTTTTGAATTGGGTGGACATTCAATTAAAGCGATTATCTGTATCAGTGAAATCCGCAAGCAATTTGATATCACATTGCCGGTCACTCAGATCTTTACCCATCCGACAATTGAGGCTCTCGCTGCGGAGATAGACCGGGTTCTCACTCTGGACGACGGCGAATCTCAGGATAAACCGGTGCTGATGACTCATACCGATCAGCGGATTTTGCCGCTTTATGATGGGAATTCTGTCAAGACCGGCAACTCAGCACAAACTACAGACCCTCTGGTGTATTGCTTACCGGCCATTTTAGGGACTTCAACGGTTTATAAAGAAATTTTTGAGGCGTTAAAAATGCCGGTTCAGGTGTTCGGCTTTCAATGTGGTGGTTTTGTCAGTGAAGCGCTCCCGGAAAACCTGTTACAGCTTGCTGATCTGGCGGCTGAGAGTATTACACAGCATTATCAGACCATGGCCAGTCAAAGCATGGTCAGTCAAAGCATCACCATGACAAATCAGCAGCCCCGCATCATGCTTTTTGGTTACTCTTTCGGGGCAATTCTTGCGCTTGAAGTCGCTAAGCGGCTGGAGAAAAACGGACATACCATCACTTTATTATTGCTGGATTCAAATTTAAAACAGCATACCGACACTGGCCAAACCCTGAATGAAATGCGTCATATCCGGTATTGGGACAAAATTATCTCTCTGTTTGAAAAACACCTGAATCAGGCCGAACTCCGGCAAATCGAAGCCGGGGTGATTCGTCATCAGCACATACTTTCCCGCTACCTGAACCAGCAAAAAATAAATCATCATTTACTGCATTCAGAAATGATCTGTATTGAGAGCAGCGAAAACGCTGATCAGGGGTATATGCACTGTTTTGGCCGGAAAACAACAGGTCATTGCCGGGTCATGTCCACCTCCGGTGATCATTACAGTATGTTCCAGCCGCCACATTTTAACGGATTACTCAGCAACATCCGCGATGCAATGACACGACTCATGCATCCCGGGCAATCAGAGCCCGGACAACGGCGGCAAATGTTAAGCAAAGTGGAATTAAGTTAA
- a CDS encoding YcjF family protein, producing the protein MREPQKKTTAQEAKAEAVPEKEAPAEEVTEQPPVDLAACKEKAEKVVEKYSKWSLATGLIPAPAIDLVALTAVQIKMVSEICKAFEQSFSEHKLKSVLVPLLGAAMPQALTTGGVSSTVKAIPVYGTLVGLSTMPLLSAGASYAIGSAFISHFANGGTLLSLNISSMKDAVKENVQKYKNKNKDDEDASVADEETAKA; encoded by the coding sequence ATGAGAGAACCACAAAAGAAAACCACAGCCCAGGAGGCGAAAGCCGAAGCCGTTCCTGAAAAAGAAGCGCCGGCTGAAGAGGTAACAGAGCAACCGCCTGTTGACCTGGCTGCCTGCAAAGAAAAAGCAGAAAAAGTTGTTGAGAAGTACAGCAAATGGTCGCTGGCGACAGGTTTGATTCCTGCCCCTGCGATTGATTTGGTTGCGTTGACTGCTGTGCAGATCAAAATGGTTTCTGAAATCTGCAAAGCATTTGAACAATCATTCAGTGAGCACAAGCTGAAGTCAGTTCTGGTTCCGCTGCTCGGTGCAGCAATGCCACAGGCACTGACCACCGGCGGTGTCAGCTCGACAGTGAAAGCCATTCCGGTTTATGGCACTCTGGTTGGTTTATCTACCATGCCATTACTGTCTGCCGGTGCGAGTTATGCCATTGGCAGCGCTTTTATCAGCCATTTTGCCAATGGCGGAACACTGCTCAGTCTGAATATCAGTTCAATGAAGGATGCAGTGAAAGAAAACGTTCAAAAATACAAAAATAAAAACAAAGATGATGAGGATGCCTCTGTCGCGGATGAAGAAACCGCAAAAGCATAA
- a CDS encoding cyclic peptide export ABC transporter, whose translation MNVFRLIDRELKINRKSFLAFAGISGFANAAILAVINVSAEHVSNKQDTLYYLALFIVVSAIYAIAQKQLMMEATSHVEKSINSLRIKLVKDILHSELSTIEKIGKEKIYTIVSKELQTMSQASALFVICGQAAILLFFTILYVAWLSPMAFFLTFIFLSIGSGWHILRSKEVKEKLRQAFDIENVLVTRLSDLLNGFKEVKLNSDRAGELEERILGLSGEVTETKISTQKIYAVDFVISQLTFFIPTGAMVFLVPILSSVYPDVVMKVTTASLFLIGPISNIVGGVPIFSNANAAIQNVLELEQMLQDGKKTLISDQPSDDFSNGFKQIELAGIYFSHSHSDDEKPFTVGPVNLVINRGETIFITGGNGSGKTTFMRLMTALYQASGGMIKVDGRIIDKNNCMAYRNLFSSVFADFHLFQEIYGITDKDEAVYSEWLAYLGMSHKVKVRDKQFSTIKLSTGQRKRLALMVSALENRPICIFDEWAADQDPSFREKFYSDILPRLKANQQTVIAVTHDDMYFDRADRRLKMVDGQIIEHHSHMESPL comes from the coding sequence ATGAATGTTTTTCGTTTAATTGATCGTGAATTAAAAATCAACAGAAAAAGTTTTTTAGCCTTTGCCGGAATATCAGGATTTGCCAATGCGGCAATTCTTGCTGTGATTAATGTTTCCGCAGAGCATGTGTCCAATAAGCAGGATACCCTCTATTATCTGGCGCTGTTTATTGTGGTCAGTGCTATCTATGCGATTGCCCAGAAACAACTGATGATGGAAGCCACAAGCCATGTGGAAAAATCAATCAACAGTCTGCGGATTAAACTGGTGAAAGATATCCTTCACAGTGAATTAAGTACCATTGAGAAGATTGGAAAAGAAAAAATATACACCATTGTCAGTAAAGAGCTGCAAACCATGTCGCAGGCATCCGCACTGTTTGTGATTTGCGGACAGGCCGCCATCTTGTTGTTTTTTACAATTTTATATGTCGCCTGGCTATCACCCATGGCATTTTTTCTGACATTTATCTTCTTATCTATTGGCAGTGGCTGGCATATTCTGCGCTCAAAAGAGGTCAAGGAAAAACTCAGGCAAGCCTTTGATATTGAAAATGTTCTGGTGACCCGGCTTTCAGATTTACTCAATGGTTTCAAAGAAGTGAAACTAAACTCAGACCGGGCCGGTGAGCTGGAAGAACGGATTCTTGGTTTATCCGGAGAAGTGACAGAAACCAAGATTTCTACCCAGAAAATATATGCCGTTGATTTTGTGATCTCACAGCTGACATTCTTCATTCCGACCGGAGCCATGGTTTTTCTTGTCCCGATCTTGTCAAGTGTTTATCCGGATGTGGTCATGAAAGTGACCACCGCATCTTTATTTTTGATTGGTCCCATTTCTAATATTGTCGGTGGTGTGCCTATTTTTTCCAATGCTAATGCTGCAATTCAGAATGTACTTGAGCTTGAACAAATGTTGCAGGATGGCAAAAAAACTTTAATTTCTGATCAACCGTCTGATGATTTTTCAAATGGGTTTAAGCAAATAGAATTGGCCGGGATTTATTTCAGTCATTCTCATAGTGATGATGAAAAACCATTTACTGTCGGCCCCGTCAATTTAGTCATTAACCGTGGCGAAACGATATTTATTACCGGTGGTAATGGGAGTGGTAAAACAACATTTATGCGCTTGATGACGGCTTTATATCAGGCCAGTGGCGGCATGATAAAAGTTGATGGCCGGATTATCGATAAAAATAATTGTATGGCCTACCGGAATTTATTTTCTTCCGTATTTGCGGACTTTCATTTATTTCAGGAAATATATGGTATCACTGATAAAGACGAAGCGGTTTATTCAGAATGGCTGGCATATCTTGGAATGTCACACAAAGTCAAAGTCAGGGATAAACAGTTCAGCACCATAAAATTATCCACCGGTCAGAGAAAACGGCTGGCGCTGATGGTCAGCGCTCTGGAGAACCGGCCGATTTGTATCTTTGACGAATGGGCCGCAGATCAGGATCCATCATTCAGGGAGAAATTCTATTCAGACATTCTTCCGCGGCTGAAAGCCAACCAGCAGACCGTGATTGCAGTGACGCATGACGATATGTACTTCGACCGTGCCGACCGGCGGTTAAAAATGGTTGATGGTCAGATCATTGAACATCACAGTCATATGGAGTCTCCGCTTTGA
- a CDS encoding prohibitin family protein, which yields MNINLPVWLLPSILFGLITFGGMYFFLSKHYPERFWIIRFIRKNRIQLSLTALFFIFILLTVGPKVLIPVPYGHAGVLWKRFGGGTDLSETLREGTALVMPWNRIYIYSTKYQTITHEFEAVTKNGLATKVYVILRFRVIRSTLPYLHVNAGVHYIERMLLPEIGSWSRLVIARHSAEEVYSSNRLEVQKEIFSLLKGEVETLESDEGLSCELTEDDGDGHFGNAHCSAKDYFEIQDFLIQSIDLPKGIREAIVRKIEQTHLADEYDWRITVAEKEAVRKEKEAEGIAKFQSIVTGGISDTYLRWRGIEATLELAKSDNSKVVVIGGGQDGLPIILNTAGEAKSSVTEKTTTEQARSDTFLSVKPDELKKEEHVTVNGSSRCVNGCDEVNPKNKTKQKEQTLASDPPESKTVAEKSNP from the coding sequence TTGAATATTAATCTTCCTGTCTGGCTGTTGCCATCAATTTTATTCGGCCTGATAACCTTTGGCGGCATGTATTTTTTTCTGTCGAAACATTATCCGGAGCGTTTCTGGATCATCCGTTTTATCAGAAAGAACCGGATTCAGCTGTCACTGACGGCGTTGTTTTTCATTTTTATCTTGCTCACTGTCGGGCCGAAAGTCCTGATTCCGGTGCCTTACGGTCATGCCGGTGTACTCTGGAAACGTTTTGGGGGAGGAACCGATTTAAGCGAAACCCTGCGTGAAGGGACTGCACTGGTGATGCCGTGGAACCGGATTTATATTTATTCAACCAAATATCAGACCATTACCCATGAATTTGAAGCGGTGACCAAAAACGGTCTGGCCACAAAAGTTTATGTCATTCTCCGTTTCCGGGTCATCCGCAGTACCTTGCCATACCTGCATGTGAATGCCGGTGTTCACTATATCGAACGCATGCTGTTACCGGAAATTGGTTCATGGTCCCGTCTGGTGATAGCCCGCCATTCAGCAGAAGAAGTTTACTCATCCAACCGGCTTGAAGTACAGAAAGAGATTTTCTCTCTGCTGAAAGGGGAAGTGGAAACGCTGGAAAGTGATGAAGGACTCAGTTGTGAATTAACTGAAGATGATGGCGACGGCCATTTCGGAAACGCGCATTGCAGTGCTAAAGATTACTTTGAAATTCAGGATTTTCTGATTCAAAGCATTGACTTACCAAAGGGTATCAGAGAAGCCATTGTCAGAAAAATAGAACAGACACATTTGGCAGATGAGTATGACTGGCGGATCACCGTGGCCGAAAAAGAAGCGGTCCGTAAAGAGAAAGAAGCCGAAGGGATTGCAAAATTTCAGAGTATTGTCACCGGCGGTATTTCAGACACTTATCTCCGCTGGCGCGGGATAGAAGCGACGCTTGAGCTGGCGAAATCAGATAACAGCAAAGTCGTTGTCATTGGCGGCGGTCAGGACGGATTGCCGATCATTCTTAACACTGCCGGGGAGGCTAAAAGTAGTGTCACAGAGAAAACTACAACGGAACAAGCCCGATCCGACACATTTTTATCCGTGAAGCCTGATGAGCTGAAAAAAGAAGAACACGTGACTGTGAATGGCTCATCGCGCTGTGTCAACGGGTGTGATGAAGTCAACCCCAAAAATAAGACTAAGCAAAAAGAACAGACTCTGGCTTCTGATCCGCCGGAGAGTAAGACTGTTGCGGAGAAAAGTAACCCATGA